In Armatimonadota bacterium, the genomic window CCGAGCTTGACGGCATCGAGGAGTTGAAGGGGGTGTTGGTGTTGGCGGCAACCAACCGCCTTGATATTCTCGACCCGGCCCTGTTGCGGCCCGGCAGATTCGATTCCCTGATCGCCCTGCCAGCGCCCGACGAGGAGGCGCGCCGCGAGATTTTCCGGGTGCACACAACCGGCCTGCCCCTGGCCGAGCCGCCCGACCTGGAGTCGCTTGCGCAGGCAACCGAGGGATTCGTGGGCTCCGATATCGAGGCGGTCTGTCGGAAAGCCGCGACGTTGGCGATCCGGGATTTCCTCGCCGCCAGCAAGACCGAGCAGCCGGACTACACCACTTTCGTCATCCGCGAGTCCAATTTCAAGGAGGCCCTGGCGCTGGTGGGCGCGCACATCAACCACCCAGGGCCGCGGGAGCGGTAATGGACGTCGAGGGCAAGTGCATCCTGTGCATCGTTGAAGCGGGACCGCTGGCGGATGTGCGCGAGAGCGGAATCTATACCATTCCCTATCGCGACATCGCCGCGGTGGTGAGGGACGTCCCGGTACCGGCGCCGCAGCCGACCCGACAGGATCTCGTGAGCCACCTGCGCACGATCGAGCAGATCATGACCACGAAGACCGTGATCCCGGTGGGATTCGGCAACACCGCGGGCAGTGAGCAGGAGGTGAGCGATGGCCTGCTGGCTGCCCGCTACGACGAGTGGCAGGCGCTGCTGGCACACCTGGCGGGCAAAGTCGAATTGGGGCTGAAAGTGATGTGGAAAGAGATGACCGCGGTGCTGGCGGAGATCGTGGCCGCACGGGAGGATATTCGCGCGCTGCGCGATAAGCTCGCGCGCCGACCGCAAGCCGGCGCCTATCAGGGCCGGATCGAGGTCGGCAGGCTCGTGGCCGAAGCGCTGGAGGTTGGGAAGGTCCAAGAAGGCGCGGCGATTCTGGAGCGGCTGGCGCCGTTCGCAGCCGAGACGCGAGGCGGGAAGCTGCTGGGGGAGAGCATGATCCTCAACGCGGCCTTCTTGGTCGAACGCCGGCGCGAGCCCGAGTTCGACGGCGCGGTGTCCCGGCTCGCGGAGGATTGCGGTGAGCGCCTGCTCCTGAAATACGTGGGCCCGACGCCGCCGTTCAATTTCGTCAGCGTCTAACGCACGCCGGGTTACGAGGACAAGCGGATGCCACTACTGAAGCTGTTGGCAGGTCTTCCACTCGCTCCCGTCAAGGGCATGGTCACGCTCGCGCGCCAGCTCCAACAGCAGGCCGAGCGAGAGAAGGAAGCGGAGCTCCTCCAGGTGCAGGCCGAGCTGTTGGAGTTGGAGCTCTGCTCCGGTCGTGGTGAGATGCGGGAAGAAGACCTCGTCGAGAAAGAGGCGGAGCTGCTGCAAAAGCTGGGTGCGCTCGCGGGCGTGGGCGCAGCGGGAGACCGGCAATGACCTCGAGGCAAGCGGCTACCGCCATCTATGTCTATTGCATCACGGAGGGGGAAGCCATCCGCGCCGATGCCGGACTGCACCCGTTGCGGGCGGTCCACTCCGTCGTCTATCAGGAGCTTGTGGCCGTGGCCAGTCAGGTGTTGTTGACGGAGCTCGGGCCGGAGGCACTGTCATCTCACCTAGCGGATGCCGCCTGGCTGGAAAGGGAGGCCCGGGGCCACGAAGCGGTGATCGAAGAAGTGATGCAGACCCGCACGGTCCTGCCGCTCAAGTTCTTCACCATCTTTCGCACCAAGGCCAAGGTGACCGCTTTGCTGCGCTCCCAGCAGGACCGATTCCGCCAGGCGCTCACCGCGCTCCGAGGGAAGGAGGAGTGGGAGGTGAAGCTGTTCGCGCAGCCGGGGGTTGCCAACGCCGGTGGGCCAGAGCACGAGCCGCAGGGGTCTCTGTCGGGCAAGGAGTACCTGCTGAGAAAGGCGGCGGCACGGCTGACGGCCTCGGCCGCGCTGGGCCGGGCGTATGCTGATGGGCAGCGGTGCTTCGAGGAGGTGGCAGGTTGCGTCGAGCACCTCCGGCTGATGCCGATTGACGCGGGCAGCAGCCTGGGGCAGACCGGTCTTATTGCGGACGCCGTCTGTTTGCTCGCCCGCGCGTGCGTTCCCGCCTTCTGCCAGCGTCTGGAAGCTCTGGGCAACGAGCTGAGGGCCAAGGGATTGCTTCTGCAGGCAAGCGGCCCCTGGCCCGCCTACCATTTCACCGGGGTGGAACACGATAATGTCGGTTCACCTGCGCCCGCTTGAAACCAGACAGGTCACGCTCTTCGATTTGCTCGACACCGCCCTCGACAAGGGCATCGTGGTGCAGGGGGACGCCACCATCTCAGTGGCGGATGTGGACCTTGTGTTCCTGGGCCTCAAGCTGGTGCTGACCTCGGTTGAGACCATGCGCTCCTGGCGGCGTGAGGCCGACGGTGGCCGGGAAGATGGAGGCAACCCCACCTGCGAGGCGCCGGCCATCAGAGAAGACCCCGAGGTTGGGGCAAGGGGGCGTCGGGTCGGGCCGCATGACGTCATGGCGAGCGAAGGCAAGCCTCCATCTACCGCGGCCGCGGGGCCGTGCCCGACGACAATCGAGCGCCTCGCAGCGGAGCCGGAGAAAGCCGAGAAGGGGCTAGCGAAGCTGGTGCTCACC contains:
- a CDS encoding GvpL/GvpF family gas vesicle protein; this translates as MDVEGKCILCIVEAGPLADVRESGIYTIPYRDIAAVVRDVPVPAPQPTRQDLVSHLRTIEQIMTTKTVIPVGFGNTAGSEQEVSDGLLAARYDEWQALLAHLAGKVELGLKVMWKEMTAVLAEIVAAREDIRALRDKLARRPQAGAYQGRIEVGRLVAEALEVGKVQEGAAILERLAPFAAETRGGKLLGESMILNAAFLVERRREPEFDGAVSRLAEDCGERLLLKYVGPTPPFNFVSV
- the gvpJ gene encoding gas vesicle protein GvpJ is translated as MSVHLRPLETRQVTLFDLLDTALDKGIVVQGDATISVADVDLVFLGLKLVLTSVETMRSWRREADGGREDGGNPTCEAPAIREDPEVGARGRRVGPHDVMASEGKPPSTAAAGPCPTTIERLAAEPEKAEKGLAKLVLTVVELLRRLLEEQAVRRMHGGSLTDDEVERMGMVFQ
- a CDS encoding gas vesicle protein GvpG, with the translated sequence MPLLKLLAGLPLAPVKGMVTLARQLQQQAEREKEAELLQVQAELLELELCSGRGEMREEDLVEKEAELLQKLGALAGVGAAGDRQ
- a CDS encoding GvpL/GvpF family gas vesicle protein, whose protein sequence is MTSRQAATAIYVYCITEGEAIRADAGLHPLRAVHSVVYQELVAVASQVLLTELGPEALSSHLADAAWLEREARGHEAVIEEVMQTRTVLPLKFFTIFRTKAKVTALLRSQQDRFRQALTALRGKEEWEVKLFAQPGVANAGGPEHEPQGSLSGKEYLLRKAAARLTASAALGRAYADGQRCFEEVAGCVEHLRLMPIDAGSSLGQTGLIADAVCLLARACVPAFCQRLEALGNELRAKGLLLQASGPWPAYHFTGVEHDNVGSPAPA